The following proteins are encoded in a genomic region of Eulemur rufifrons isolate Redbay chromosome 18, OSU_ERuf_1, whole genome shotgun sequence:
- the LOC138398750 gene encoding histone H2B type 1-A: MPEVASKGATISKKGFKKAATKTQKKEGKKRKRCRKESYSIYIYKVLKQVHPDTGISSKAMSIMNSFVSDIFERIACESSRLAHYNKHSTITSREIQTAVRLLLPGELAKHAVSEGTKAVTKYTSSK, encoded by the coding sequence ATGCCAGAGGTTGCTTCCAAGGGCGCTACTATTTCCAAAAAGGGCTTCAAGAAAGCCGCTACTAAAACTCagaagaaggaggggaagaagcGCAAGAGATGCCGCAAAGAGAGCTATTCTATTTACATCTACAAGGTGTTGAAGCAGGTCCATCCGGACACTGGTATCTCTTCCAAGGCCATGAGCATCATGAATTCTTTCGTCAGTGACATCTTTGAGCGCATCGCTTGCGAGTCCTCTCGCCTGGCACATTACAACAAGCACTCGACCATCACCTCCCGGGAGATCCAGACGGCTGTGCGCCTGCTGCTGCCAGGAGAGCTGGCCAAGCACGCCGTGTCCGAGGGCACCAAGGCTGTCACCAAGTATACCAGCTCCAAGTGA
- the LOC138398833 gene encoding histone H2B type 1-A-like yields MPELSSKSAIISKKGSKKAVTKTQKKEGKKRKRSRKESYSIYIYKVLKQVHPDTGISSKAMSIMNSFVSDIFERIAAEASRLAHYNKRSTITSREIQTAVRLLLPGELAKHAVSEGTKAVTKYTSSK; encoded by the coding sequence ATGCCGGAGCTGTCTTCAAAGAGCGCTATTATTTCCAAGAAAGGTTCTAAAAAAGCGGTTAcgaaaacacagaaaaaggaagggaaaaagcgCAAAAGATCCCGCAAAGAGAGCTATTCTATTTATATCTACAAAGTGTTGAAGCAGGTCCATCCAGATACTGGTATTTCTTCAAAGGCCATGAGTATCATGAATTCATTCGTTTCTGACATCTTTGAGCGAATTGCTGCGGAGGCGTCGCGCTTGGCTCATTATAACAAGCGCTCGACTATCACTTCCAGGGAGATTCAGACAGCCGTGCGCCTACTGCTGCCTGGCGAGCTGGCCAAGCACGCTGTCTCTGAGGGCACTAAGGCCGTTACAAAATACACGAGCTCCAAGTAA
- the LOC138398884 gene encoding histone H2A type 1-H-like has product MSGRGKQWGKALTKTKSRSSRAGLKFPVGRIHRLLRKGNYAERIGGGAPVYLAAVLEYLTAEILELAGNASRDNKKTRIIPRHLQLAIRNDEELNKLLGSVTIAQGGVLPNIQAVLLPKKTESHHKVRSK; this is encoded by the coding sequence ATGTCTGGACGTGGGAAGCAGTGGGGTAAGGCACTCACCAAGACTAAATCTCGGTCATCTAGAGCAGGTCTAAAGTTCCCTGTAGGTCGAATCCATCGCCTGCTTCGAAAGGGCAACTATGCTGAGCGGATTGGGGGTGGCGCACCTGTGTATCTGGCGGCGGTGCTGGAATACTTGACCGCTGAGATATTAGAGCTGGCAGGTAATGCTTCCCGCGACAACAAAAAGACCCGCATCATCCCGCGCCATTTACAGTTGGCCATCCGCAATGACGAGGAGCTCAACAAGTTGTTGGGCAGCGTCACCATCGCGCAGGGCGGCGTCTTGCCCAACATCCAGGCGGTGCTACTACCCAAGAAGACTGAGAGTCACCACAAGGTCCGGAGCAAGTAA